One part of the Coffea eugenioides isolate CCC68of chromosome 10, Ceug_1.0, whole genome shotgun sequence genome encodes these proteins:
- the LOC113750523 gene encoding uncharacterized protein LOC113750523, with product MELTGIILWNFWNNRNGTIFYVAYKDSLNIVSLSISYLQQFHDAHLSILDPSPATRRSHSHQPQWIKPSNGYCKANFNGAIFPSNASSDIGVVIRDDQGLFIAGFTQKISRLMDPSVVESRAAKYAMKLLHRLNIQEVVLEEDSQSVIKLIENFEPDDSHSGILIEYVIFCLHNCLAGEVSWVPRNNNKVAHLLAKHALSISDYCMRIDSLPCFVISTLEADLV from the coding sequence TTTTTTATGTTGCATATAAGGACTCCCTCAACATTGTATCTCTCTCCATTTCATATCTTCAGCAATTTCATGATGCTCACTTGTCAATTCTAGACCCGTCTCCTGCCACAAGAAGGTCTCACTCTCATCAACCTCAATGGATTAAGCCATCTAACGGTTATTGCAAAGCAAATTTCAATGGAGCTATCTTTCCCAGCAATGCGTCATCCGACATTGGAGTGGTGATCAGGGATGATCAAGGGCTTTTTATTGCAGGCTTTACACAAAAAATCTCTAGGCTTATGGATCCATCAGTAGTGGAATCTCGTGCTGCTAAATATGCAATGAAACTTCTTCACCGGTTGAATATACAAGAAGTTGTTCTTGAAGAAGACTCTCAAAGCGTCATCAAACTAATTGAAAACTTTGAACCAGATGATTCTCACTCTGGTATTCTTATTGAATATGTCATTTTTTGCTTGCATAATTGCTTGGCTGGGGAGGTTTCTTGGGTTCCTAGAAATAACAATAAGGTTGCTCACCTTTTAGCCAAGCATGCATTATCAATTTCAGATTATTGTATGCGGATTGACTCTCTACCTTGTTTTGTTATCTCTACTCTTGAAGCAGATTTAGTTTGA